The following proteins are co-located in the Clostridiales bacterium genome:
- a CDS encoding TatD family deoxyribonuclease has translation MLFDSHAHINSERYDDDRDEIIESIEASDLSYVMDIGYDLASSVKATEHAKKYSWCYAAVGCHPHDTKTMDEMTLDMFRALAKKPKVQAIGEIGLDYYYNHSEKDVQQYWFRRQIQLALELNLPIVIHDRDANDDVMRILKEEGAFGTKRKDQLGDAKVLLHCFSGSKELASQYVKLGATISIAGPVTYKNARKTVEVVQEIPIEHLLVETDAPYLTPEPLRGKRNRPDFVKYTARKVAEIKGLSYEQTAEITCRNAKKFFSID, from the coding sequence ATGTTATTTGACTCGCATGCCCACATCAACAGCGAACGTTATGATGATGACAGGGATGAGATTATAGAATCCATTGAGGCTTCGGATTTAAGCTATGTCATGGATATCGGCTATGATCTGGCCAGTTCTGTAAAGGCCACAGAGCATGCAAAGAAATATTCGTGGTGCTATGCTGCTGTAGGCTGCCATCCTCACGATACAAAGACCATGGATGAAATGACACTGGATATGTTTCGGGCCTTGGCGAAAAAACCAAAGGTTCAGGCCATCGGTGAAATTGGTCTGGATTACTACTATAATCATTCGGAAAAGGATGTGCAGCAGTATTGGTTCAGACGGCAGATTCAATTGGCGCTGGAGCTGAACCTGCCGATCGTGATTCATGACAGAGATGCCAATGATGATGTGATGAGAATTTTGAAAGAAGAGGGCGCTTTTGGTACCAAGAGAAAAGATCAGCTTGGAGATGCCAAAGTGCTTCTTCATTGTTTCTCCGGCAGCAAAGAGCTGGCTTCCCAGTACGTCAAACTGGGGGCAACCATTTCCATCGCTGGCCCCGTCACCTATAAGAATGCCAGAAAGACAGTGGAGGTGGTGCAGGAAATCCCCATCGAGCATCTTCTGGTGGAAACCGACGCTCCGTATCTGACCCCCGAACCGCTGCGGGGAAAGCGTAATAGGCCGGACTTCGTTAAATATACTGCTAGAAAGGTCGCTGAAATCAAGGGGCTTTCCTATGAGCAAACGGCGGAGATCACCTGCAGAAATGCAAAGAAGTTTTTTTCCATTGATTAG
- a CDS encoding PadR family transcriptional regulator, whose translation MKINKDLMKGSTSILILSLLDREDMYGYQIAHELKMLSNQVFELKEGTLYPMLHGLENEKAIESYWFDADNGKRRKYYRITEAGKTLLCNKKSEWEVYSKAINSVIGGKCYA comes from the coding sequence GTGAAAATAAACAAAGACCTGATGAAAGGAAGTACATCGATTCTGATCCTATCTCTTTTGGATCGGGAGGATATGTATGGTTATCAAATTGCCCACGAGCTGAAAATGCTGTCAAATCAAGTATTCGAGCTAAAGGAGGGAACCCTTTACCCCATGCTCCATGGACTCGAAAATGAGAAAGCCATCGAGTCTTATTGGTTTGATGCCGACAATGGAAAACGCAGGAAATATTATAGAATAACAGAAGCAGGTAAAACCCTCCTCTGCAATAAAAAATCCGAGTGGGAAGTCTATTCAAAAGCGATCAACTCTGTGATTGGAGGTAAGTGCTATGCATAA
- a CDS encoding FtsW/RodA/SpoVE family cell cycle protein has protein sequence MHKKISLFLNEVCQHIKCKAVHKEIREELSEHICDLMEENIEKGISEEKALDLAISAMGNTGEIGAKLHRQHKPQTEWSLLILVALITVIGGIVLYSSSQFSDDNTKFLRHVVSILIGIGVMSVFYFYDYTKLERMSMPLYCSASILILFTMVAGIQMNGAKRWLPIGGGFTISVPELASLLFVISFAGFLERYRGKGTSGSLKMILLGACSLMLLVIMPSIAAAFIVAITYAVLLIAAVAENHFSGNRKNQFILLSSTGTVSVGLLLYYILSNSNRVERFLGWLPGGTEVDYQQNLAGIWLSLSKWFGKTNATYQGHGLGMMPDVTGEYILINVIATLGWAAGLILIALIGIFIVRMLLTIKKVKRGYGFCLALSACTMLSAQFACNILMNFRILPSMGIPMPLVSYGYTGYIVCMVYIGIILSVWRRNNLISFQMNRQAKFSQNSVFRMEDGRLIIDFKAWRHH, from the coding sequence ATGCATAAAAAGATATCATTATTTTTAAATGAGGTTTGCCAGCATATCAAGTGCAAAGCAGTTCACAAAGAGATCAGGGAGGAGCTAAGCGAACACATTTGTGATTTAATGGAAGAAAATATTGAAAAAGGGATTTCGGAAGAAAAGGCACTTGATCTGGCCATTTCTGCAATGGGAAATACTGGCGAAATAGGGGCAAAGCTTCATCGGCAGCACAAGCCGCAGACCGAATGGTCCCTTTTGATTCTGGTGGCTCTGATTACTGTAATTGGAGGGATTGTCCTTTATTCAAGCAGTCAATTTAGTGATGACAACACCAAGTTTTTAAGGCATGTCGTATCCATTCTAATCGGGATTGGCGTCATGTCAGTATTCTATTTTTATGACTATACAAAATTGGAACGAATGTCAATGCCGCTCTATTGTTCAGCAAGTATTTTGATTCTGTTCACGATGGTTGCAGGCATCCAGATGAACGGTGCCAAAAGGTGGCTTCCCATCGGCGGCGGATTTACCATTTCAGTACCGGAGCTTGCAAGCTTATTGTTTGTTATTTCATTTGCGGGTTTTTTAGAACGATATCGAGGCAAGGGGACCAGCGGCTCGTTAAAGATGATCCTGCTCGGTGCCTGCTCTCTGATGCTGCTAGTGATCATGCCGAGCATAGCGGCAGCGTTCATCGTGGCAATTACTTATGCTGTTTTGCTGATCGCTGCCGTGGCAGAGAATCATTTCAGCGGAAACAGAAAAAATCAGTTTATTCTGCTCTCTTCTACCGGCACTGTTTCTGTAGGATTGCTGCTATACTACATACTGTCGAATTCCAATCGTGTGGAGCGTTTCTTGGGCTGGCTCCCTGGTGGAACAGAGGTGGATTATCAGCAAAATCTGGCAGGCATATGGCTTTCTCTTTCCAAGTGGTTTGGCAAGACCAATGCTACCTATCAGGGGCATGGTTTGGGTATGATGCCCGATGTCACGGGGGAATATATCCTGATCAACGTAATTGCAACCCTCGGCTGGGCTGCAGGACTGATTTTAATCGCCCTGATCGGAATTTTTATTGTCAGAATGCTTCTGACAATAAAAAAGGTAAAACGTGGCTACGGATTTTGCCTGGCTCTGTCTGCCTGCACGATGCTATCTGCTCAGTTTGCATGCAATATCCTAATGAATTTTAGAATTTTGCCATCCATGGGCATTCCCATGCCGCTTGTGTCCTATGGCTATACGGGTTATATTGTCTGTATGGTCTATATAGGTATCATCTTGTCTGTCTGGAGAAGAAATAATTTGATCTCCTTCCAGATGAATCGACAGGCAAAGTTTTCGCAGAATAGCGTTTTTCGTATGGAAGACGGCAGGCTTATCATCGATTTTAAAGCTTGGAGGCATCATTGA
- a CDS encoding RNA polymerase sigma factor: MDDEKIIELYYARSETAIHETAQKYGTYCTRIAMNILENKEDSDECVSDAYLKTWNAIPPQRPVVFRSFLGRITRNLSLNRYKEQHRQKRGGNEVHLLLSELEGCLPSESSVESEYEMGSIAKHLDSFLYSIDTEQRILFVRRYWYVDSISSIARRFDISESKVKSTLFRIRNRLRAYLEKEGVVI, from the coding sequence GTGGATGATGAAAAAATTATTGAATTATACTATGCCCGTTCGGAAACCGCCATCCATGAGACAGCACAAAAGTACGGCACTTACTGCACTCGGATTGCGATGAATATTTTAGAAAACAAGGAGGATTCCGATGAGTGTGTCAGCGATGCCTATCTTAAAACATGGAATGCAATTCCTCCGCAGCGTCCGGTCGTCTTTCGATCGTTTTTGGGAAGAATCACGCGAAATTTATCGTTGAATCGTTATAAAGAACAGCACAGACAAAAGCGTGGGGGAAATGAAGTTCATTTGCTGCTCAGTGAACTGGAAGGCTGCCTTCCTTCCGAGAGCTCAGTGGAGTCTGAGTATGAGATGGGAAGTATTGCCAAACATCTTGACAGCTTCTTATATTCCATTGATACAGAGCAGAGAATCTTGTTTGTACGACGTTACTGGTATGTTGATTCGATCTCATCCATAGCGAGACGGTTTGATATTAGTGAGAGCAAGGTGAAATCCACACTGTTTCGTATCAGAAACAGATTGAGAGCCTATCTGGAGAAAGAGGGGGTTGTGATATGA
- a CDS encoding SpoIIE family protein phosphatase, with translation MELLLENVRNTLFGRFSKGPREASRSAAGQYAGIAAILLSSILLGRTALFFAVFPCGIALITVLLHKSRANIYTMPLVLGGLLTHYGTGYEIWGDAIAIVICGILFFLTGRLKINLLIKAFTAAAIMVLTKSIYFFTTQLVFMFDIFMIFIEALLILAFVYVFHRFYGLLDKGKKNTGTMAEGIIASAAAIVLMAGGIGIETVWVFSPVYFFALFITLLLGYKIGIMEGGVTGIVAGMTAVLVTSESPALIGIFACAGLTAGFFKGLNRIAAGMCFAAVCIAFGLIKGYPELYLSIYDPILAAFVFMIIPKRAMGQIELLLAKIRQDHIYEELTARDRMQLTLGRYLDAFEKLSSLYSSNRNRNNIIALQFRGMVKVTKSMIESLEQTDPCILPSKEKYRVRVGVSGYAKERNISGDSYICADLKEGDYMIALSDGMGKGESASRESALTITSLYNLMKAGFDVELALKTINSLLLFKSTEEIFSTVDLGLFNKYTGKLKLFKIGAAATFIKRGDKVETVKVSALPMGIVDSIRINHIEFQARKGDEIIIVSDGITEADRNDGQMDWIRETISAIRSKDPQTMSDLIINKAVERYGIKEKDDMTVITAIIN, from the coding sequence ATGGAATTATTATTAGAAAATGTGCGAAACACGTTGTTTGGCAGATTCTCCAAAGGACCAAGGGAAGCGTCAAGGTCAGCTGCAGGACAGTATGCCGGGATAGCAGCAATTCTTCTCAGCTCTATCCTGCTGGGAAGGACAGCTCTTTTCTTTGCCGTTTTTCCCTGTGGAATTGCATTGATTACGGTGTTGTTACATAAGAGCAGAGCAAATATTTACACCATGCCTCTTGTTCTGGGAGGCCTTTTAACCCATTATGGGACAGGCTATGAGATTTGGGGAGATGCAATTGCAATTGTAATTTGTGGTATCTTGTTCTTTTTAACCGGAAGGTTAAAAATCAACCTTTTGATAAAAGCCTTCACAGCAGCAGCGATCATGGTATTGACAAAATCAATTTATTTCTTTACAACTCAGCTTGTTTTTATGTTTGATATTTTTATGATTTTCATTGAAGCGCTTTTAATTCTGGCATTTGTTTATGTCTTTCACCGCTTTTACGGACTGCTTGACAAAGGGAAAAAAAATACAGGAACCATGGCGGAGGGAATCATTGCTTCTGCGGCGGCTATTGTACTCATGGCTGGAGGGATTGGAATTGAGACAGTTTGGGTGTTTTCGCCAGTCTATTTCTTTGCCCTTTTTATTACACTTCTGCTGGGATACAAGATTGGAATTATGGAAGGAGGGGTTACCGGAATCGTTGCGGGAATGACTGCGGTACTCGTAACATCGGAGTCTCCTGCTCTCATCGGAATTTTTGCCTGCGCGGGGCTGACCGCAGGGTTTTTCAAGGGATTGAATCGGATCGCTGCAGGAATGTGTTTCGCAGCGGTATGCATCGCCTTTGGGCTGATCAAAGGATATCCTGAGCTTTATCTTTCCATATATGATCCGATTCTTGCGGCTTTTGTGTTCATGATCATTCCAAAGAGAGCAATGGGGCAAATCGAATTGCTTCTCGCAAAGATCAGGCAGGATCATATCTATGAAGAGCTGACTGCCCGGGATCGGATGCAGCTCACTTTAGGAAGATATCTGGACGCATTCGAAAAATTATCGTCTCTCTATAGTTCGAATCGCAATCGGAATAATATTATCGCACTGCAATTCCGCGGTATGGTCAAAGTAACAAAATCCATGATCGAATCGCTGGAACAGACCGATCCATGCATTCTCCCTTCAAAAGAAAAGTACCGTGTCCGTGTAGGTGTCTCAGGTTATGCCAAGGAACGGAATATTTCGGGGGATAGTTATATTTGTGCCGACCTGAAGGAAGGCGATTACATGATCGCCTTGAGCGATGGTATGGGTAAGGGAGAAAGCGCTTCGAGAGAAAGTGCGCTGACCATAACTTCACTTTATAACTTGATGAAAGCGGGCTTTGACGTAGAGCTGGCGCTAAAGACCATCAATTCTCTTCTGCTGTTTAAATCTACGGAAGAGATCTTCTCTACTGTGGATCTTGGCCTGTTCAATAAATATACGGGGAAGCTAAAGCTGTTTAAAATCGGTGCTGCGGCAACCTTTATCAAACGAGGTGATAAAGTCGAGACCGTCAAGGTTTCTGCGCTGCCCATGGGCATCGTCGACAGTATACGAATCAATCATATAGAATTTCAGGCGAGAAAGGGCGATGAGATCATCATCGTGTCCGACGGAATTACTGAGGCCGACAGAAATGACGGACAAATGGACTGGATTAGAGAGACCATCTCTGCAATCCGCTCAAAAGACCCTCAAACCATGTCTGACCTGATTATTAATAAAGCGGTAGAACGCTACGGCATCAAAGAGAAAGATGACATGACCGTCATCACCGCAATTATAAATTAG
- the speE gene encoding polyamine aminopropyltransferase, whose translation MELWITEQQNEDVNFTCRVKRTIYSEKTEFQQVDIMETEYFGKMMVLDGVIQTTTFDEFVYHEMIVHVPMLSHPDPKRILVIGGGDGGSVREIIRHKSVEKVDWVDIDGRVIEICKAYLPEWNSTVWGSPLVEQKTEDGLKHMKESQGMYDVIIVDCSDPVGPGELLFTYEFYKDIFGALKEDGLFVQQTESPFYHRELIKRIQKDVKSIYPITGLYTANIPTYPSGLHCFTIGSKKYDPASPVRFADFEPRWYTAKTHEASFVLPRFVEELTETEY comes from the coding sequence ATGGAATTATGGATTACAGAACAGCAGAATGAGGACGTCAATTTTACCTGCAGGGTAAAAAGAACTATATACTCAGAAAAAACTGAATTTCAGCAAGTGGACATTATGGAGACGGAATATTTCGGAAAGATGATGGTTCTGGATGGCGTGATTCAGACCACAACCTTTGATGAATTCGTATATCATGAAATGATTGTTCACGTTCCGATGCTCTCCCATCCCGACCCAAAGAGGATTCTGGTCATCGGAGGAGGAGACGGAGGAAGTGTTCGTGAAATCATACGGCACAAAAGTGTGGAAAAGGTGGACTGGGTTGACATTGACGGCAGGGTGATCGAAATCTGCAAAGCCTATCTGCCGGAGTGGAATAGTACGGTTTGGGGCAGCCCGCTTGTAGAACAAAAAACCGAAGATGGACTGAAGCATATGAAGGAATCTCAGGGGATGTATGATGTCATTATCGTGGATTGCTCTGACCCTGTGGGGCCAGGAGAGCTTCTTTTCACCTATGAGTTTTATAAAGACATTTTCGGTGCGCTGAAAGAGGATGGTTTATTTGTACAACAAACCGAATCTCCTTTTTATCATAGAGAGCTGATCAAAAGAATCCAGAAGGACGTTAAGTCCATCTATCCGATCACCGGACTTTATACAGCAAACATTCCGACCTATCCCAGCGGGCTTCACTGCTTTACCATCGGTTCTAAGAAGTATGATCCGGCAAGTCCGGTTCGCTTCGCGGATTTTGAGCCTCGTTGGTACACGGCAAAGACTCATGAAGCCAGCTTTGTTCTTCCCCGGTTTGTCGAAGAACTGACCGAAACGGAGTACTAG
- the tilS gene encoding tRNA lysidine(34) synthetase TilS yields MIKDKVKDTIVKNNLIEHGEHIVIGLSGGPDSVCLFHILQSLKEEWDLGIDAVHINHGLRPGAAEQDQKYTEDLCKSYHVPCHTFIYDVKKIAAETGASSEDAGRQVRYQSFALVAEKIACETGKTVKIAVAQNMNDQAETVLMRILRGTGTEGLCGIEYLRNDPDRGTLIRPLLDITREEIEAYCCEHKLEPQIDLTNLEPLYTRNKIRLELLPYLSEQFNPNITTVLNRLSAIAKEDKAYFSGKVNVLIEEHAEFGSNSVRMSVNLLKELEPALRHRVVKGLFERIGLVRDMGSVHLEQADELLIEGKTSASTDFPMGYGMRIQYGKVEFYKKAKTEKNSFEYEININKEGKIQISELNAEIGVKILSRQNWVSWRKKEKFGGNNEICSLSLEKLMASQVTPILRTRKPGDYIVPFGMRGRKKLQDFFVDAKIDKLDRDRIPIVSIGAEVIWIVGSRTSENFKVEDATEQIIVLEYCTKT; encoded by the coding sequence ATGATTAAGGATAAGGTTAAAGATACAATTGTAAAAAACAATCTGATTGAACATGGTGAGCACATCGTAATCGGACTCTCCGGAGGCCCCGATTCGGTGTGCCTTTTTCATATCCTTCAAAGCCTGAAGGAAGAATGGGATCTGGGAATTGATGCTGTTCATATTAACCATGGACTCAGACCCGGTGCAGCGGAGCAGGATCAAAAGTACACGGAAGACCTCTGCAAATCTTATCATGTGCCGTGTCATACCTTCATCTATGATGTAAAAAAGATTGCTGCTGAAACAGGGGCTTCCAGTGAAGATGCCGGAAGACAGGTACGCTATCAGTCTTTCGCATTAGTAGCAGAAAAAATTGCATGTGAAACAGGAAAAACAGTAAAGATCGCGGTAGCCCAGAACATGAATGATCAAGCGGAAACGGTTCTGATGAGAATTCTTCGCGGAACCGGTACGGAAGGACTCTGCGGGATAGAATATCTGCGAAATGACCCGGACAGAGGAACCCTCATCCGGCCATTATTAGATATCACACGGGAGGAAATAGAAGCGTATTGCTGCGAACACAAGCTGGAGCCGCAGATTGATCTTACCAATCTTGAGCCGCTTTACACAAGGAACAAGATCAGACTGGAGTTGCTGCCGTATTTATCGGAGCAGTTTAATCCCAACATCACCACGGTGTTAAACCGTCTTTCTGCGATTGCAAAAGAGGATAAGGCATATTTCAGCGGGAAGGTAAATGTTCTTATTGAAGAGCATGCTGAATTCGGATCGAATTCTGTGCGGATGTCGGTGAATCTTCTGAAGGAGCTTGAGCCTGCTCTCCGGCATCGTGTTGTGAAGGGCTTGTTTGAACGGATTGGTCTTGTAAGGGATATGGGCTCGGTTCATCTGGAACAGGCAGATGAACTTCTGATAGAGGGTAAAACCTCGGCTTCTACAGACTTTCCCATGGGGTACGGCATGAGAATTCAATATGGCAAGGTTGAGTTTTACAAGAAGGCGAAAACGGAAAAGAATTCTTTTGAATATGAAATAAATATTAACAAGGAAGGCAAAATACAAATCAGTGAATTAAATGCCGAAATCGGGGTAAAAATTCTAAGCAGACAGAATTGGGTTTCATGGAGAAAAAAAGAGAAGTTCGGTGGTAACAATGAAATTTGCAGCCTCAGCCTGGAGAAATTAATGGCTTCCCAAGTGACTCCGATTCTACGCACGAGAAAACCGGGTGATTATATCGTCCCTTTTGGTATGAGAGGACGAAAAAAACTGCAGGATTTCTTTGTTGATGCAAAAATTGACAAGCTGGATCGTGACCGGATACCCATCGTATCAATCGGTGCGGAAGTGATCTGGATTGTAGGCAGCCGAACCAGCGAGAATTTTAAGGTGGAGGATGCAACAGAACAAATCATTGTACTTGAATATTGCACAAAAACATGA
- a CDS encoding ATP-dependent metallopeptidase FtsH/Yme1/Tma family protein has translation MNRVVKNLGIYVVIFGLVLAMAWFYQGTPEQEVKEVDFSKFATELKNENVESMTINDRVLNGTLKNGDKIVAYAPSVLEINMLNEQYIFPQMEEGKITLNSDEPKTTPWIVSLLPTIIMVAILIIFWFVFMNQGQGGGGKVMSFGKSRAKLHKEDELKKVTFDDVAGLEEEKEELEEVVDFLKNPKKYYALGARIPKGILLVGPPGTGKTYISKAAAGEAGVPFFSISGSDFVEMFVGVGASRVRDLFEQAKKNSPCIIFIDEIDAVGRKRGAGLGGGHDEREQTLNQLLVEMDGFGENAGIIILAATNRPDILDPALLRPGRFDRQVVIGIPDIKGREAIFRVHSKNKPLDESVDPKVLARRTPGFTPADIENMLNEAALLTARRNGKKIRMDEIEEAVTKVIAGPEKKSRVISESERKLTAYHEAGHALVARMMPNTDPVHQVTIIPRGRAGGFTMILPKEDKYYATKTTMTEQIVHLLGGRVAEKLTLNDISTGASNDIERATEIARGMVTKYGFSERLGPVNYSSSDEVFLGKDFSTRKNYSEEMASEIDEEIRTIVEDAYSTAEKLLTENIDMLHTIAKTLLEIETLDGEQFEALFTGAKTSKQLIEEVHHMERAIEEANALEAAMELEDEEPADEENDEQEESEAAGTDSDESDPGSIGPEGKR, from the coding sequence TTGAATAGAGTCGTTAAAAATTTGGGGATATATGTTGTAATCTTTGGATTGGTTCTGGCGATGGCATGGTTTTACCAGGGGACGCCGGAACAGGAAGTAAAGGAAGTTGACTTTTCCAAATTTGCAACTGAACTGAAGAACGAAAATGTGGAATCGATGACGATCAATGATCGGGTCTTGAACGGTACGCTTAAGAACGGAGATAAGATCGTTGCCTATGCACCGTCGGTTCTGGAAATTAATATGCTCAATGAGCAGTACATCTTCCCGCAGATGGAAGAGGGGAAGATTACGCTTAACAGTGATGAACCCAAAACAACTCCGTGGATTGTATCACTGCTGCCTACGATTATCATGGTTGCAATCCTGATCATCTTCTGGTTTGTTTTTATGAATCAGGGACAGGGCGGCGGCGGAAAGGTGATGTCTTTCGGCAAGAGCAGAGCCAAGCTTCACAAAGAAGACGAATTGAAAAAGGTTACCTTCGATGATGTGGCCGGGCTTGAGGAAGAGAAAGAAGAGCTTGAAGAGGTGGTTGACTTCCTCAAGAATCCTAAGAAGTATTATGCCCTGGGCGCAAGAATACCGAAGGGAATCCTGCTGGTAGGCCCTCCGGGAACAGGAAAAACCTATATCTCCAAGGCTGCTGCAGGAGAAGCGGGCGTGCCGTTTTTCAGTATCAGCGGTTCTGATTTCGTTGAAATGTTTGTCGGAGTTGGAGCTTCCAGAGTAAGAGATTTATTTGAACAAGCTAAGAAAAATTCACCCTGTATCATCTTCATCGATGAAATTGATGCTGTGGGAAGAAAAAGAGGCGCTGGCCTAGGCGGTGGTCATGACGAAAGAGAGCAGACCTTAAATCAGCTTTTGGTGGAAATGGACGGTTTTGGTGAGAATGCAGGAATTATTATCTTGGCGGCAACGAACAGACCGGACATTCTGGACCCGGCGCTACTGCGTCCCGGTCGATTCGACCGTCAGGTGGTCATTGGAATTCCGGATATCAAAGGAAGAGAAGCGATCTTCCGGGTACATTCCAAAAATAAGCCGCTGGATGAGTCGGTTGATCCCAAAGTCTTAGCAAGAAGAACCCCGGGCTTTACACCGGCGGACATCGAGAATATGCTCAACGAAGCAGCCTTGCTTACCGCAAGAAGAAACGGCAAAAAGATTCGAATGGATGAAATCGAAGAAGCCGTTACGAAGGTAATTGCAGGCCCTGAGAAGAAGAGCAGAGTGATCAGTGAAAGCGAAAGAAAGCTTACCGCATATCATGAAGCAGGTCATGCACTGGTTGCCAGAATGATGCCCAATACCGATCCTGTACATCAGGTGACAATTATACCGAGAGGAAGAGCCGGCGGATTTACAATGATTCTTCCGAAAGAGGATAAATATTACGCCACAAAGACCACAATGACGGAACAGATCGTTCATCTTCTGGGAGGCCGTGTGGCTGAAAAACTAACGCTGAACGACATCAGTACCGGAGCCAGCAACGACATCGAGAGAGCGACAGAAATAGCACGCGGTATGGTAACGAAATACGGTTTCAGTGAAAGACTGGGTCCTGTGAATTACAGCTCATCGGATGAAGTGTTCCTGGGTAAGGATTTTTCCACGAGAAAGAACTACTCGGAAGAAATGGCATCGGAAATCGACGAAGAGATCCGTACCATTGTGGAAGATGCCTATTCGACAGCAGAAAAGCTGCTGACAGAAAATATCGATATGCTTCACACCATTGCCAAGACATTGCTCGAGATTGAGACTCTTGATGGAGAGCAGTTTGAAGCGCTGTTCACAGGTGCAAAAACATCTAAGCAGCTCATCGAGGAAGTTCACCATATGGAACGAGCCATTGAAGAAGCCAATGCTTTGGAAGCAGCCATGGAACTGGAAGACGAAGAGCCTGCAGATGAAGAAAATGATGAACAGGAAGAGAGCGAAGCGGCAGGTACCGACTCAGATGAGTCAGATCCTGGAAGCATAGGACCTGAAGGAAAACGATAA
- a CDS encoding PucR family transcriptional regulator produces MKVTVKDCLELPVFQKAVLIAGNQGLDNRVTAVSFFEAGSLSNHMADFHKKNELVLTASFFDVLGEEAQIQTVRSLADHGEAALILLAPETKLESMPRRVLALANELKLPMLVVPPEPTTTYSDIVNEVMEKVLYGDNFANRLISNTIFHLLNFEKHSNFQSAAREAAINNNFQMVILSEDFNPIFSVETRHRTTIAEAIREGIERDVDKSAVYTRIDINGALTYWGPVTINGEKHYMFIVDNEDSYSPGEITKLAEILEIAMGMWKYSPVKDAKAEFIKALRRGNKSLAYCLKDEAMSEGAEILSVFCITGVERDDSLKKITSFEKRTGYEVLKIHEGDEIFGMILKRDHTKSRVSCTELYQELPLGQGAMIFHVTGLDGMEGCSDAFQLINEAWPFIQYIFPHMNVFTKYELALASNCINISIKSDTVKKNYMDLIAPFKTSKEGKSKQLLETLEIFVLDAGMNTSKTAKLMNIHTNTVQYRLKRIREILQADMMGTSIIPGLTVALAVERIEKITRML; encoded by the coding sequence ATGAAGGTAACAGTGAAAGATTGCCTGGAGCTTCCCGTATTTCAAAAGGCTGTGTTGATTGCGGGCAATCAGGGTTTGGATAACAGAGTAACCGCAGTTTCCTTTTTTGAAGCAGGAAGCCTAAGCAATCATATGGCCGATTTTCATAAAAAGAACGAGCTGGTTCTTACAGCATCGTTTTTTGATGTTCTCGGAGAGGAAGCTCAAATTCAGACGGTGCGATCCCTTGCAGATCATGGTGAGGCGGCACTAATCCTGCTAGCGCCGGAAACAAAGCTGGAATCTATGCCCCGCAGAGTCCTTGCGCTTGCCAACGAGCTAAAACTTCCAATGCTTGTAGTACCTCCTGAGCCGACAACCACATACAGCGACATCGTCAATGAGGTAATGGAGAAGGTTCTTTATGGGGACAACTTTGCCAACAGACTCATCAGCAACACCATTTTTCACTTGTTGAACTTTGAAAAGCACAGTAATTTCCAGTCAGCGGCCAGGGAGGCTGCTATCAACAATAATTTTCAAATGGTGATTCTGAGTGAGGATTTTAATCCAATTTTTTCGGTGGAAACCAGGCACAGAACCACAATTGCCGAAGCCATTCGTGAAGGTATTGAGCGGGATGTAGATAAATCGGCAGTTTATACCAGGATTGATATCAATGGTGCCCTGACCTATTGGGGGCCGGTTACCATAAACGGTGAAAAACATTATATGTTTATTGTGGATAATGAGGACTCCTACTCGCCGGGCGAAATTACAAAATTGGCTGAGATTCTGGAAATTGCTATGGGAATGTGGAAGTACAGCCCTGTCAAGGATGCGAAGGCAGAGTTTATAAAAGCACTTAGGCGAGGCAATAAGAGCTTGGCATATTGTCTGAAAGACGAGGCTATGTCTGAAGGTGCAGAGATTCTTAGTGTCTTCTGCATCACGGGAGTCGAACGGGATGACAGCCTGAAAAAAATCACCTCCTTCGAAAAACGAACGGGCTATGAGGTTTTGAAAATTCACGAGGGAGATGAAATCTTTGGAATGATTTTGAAACGGGATCATACCAAGTCCAGGGTTTCTTGCACAGAACTCTATCAGGAGCTGCCATTGGGACAAGGCGCTATGATTTTTCATGTGACTGGTCTAGATGGAATGGAAGGCTGCTCGGATGCTTTTCAGCTGATCAATGAAGCCTGGCCTTTTATTCAATACATTTTCCCCCATATGAATGTTTTTACTAAGTATGAACTTGCCCTGGCCAGCAATTGTATCAATATTTCCATCAAGAGTGATACGGTTAAGAAGAATTACATGGATTTAATCGCACCCTTCAAGACCTCAAAAGAAGGTAAGAGCAAGCAGCTGCTTGAGACTCTGGAAATATTTGTGCTTGATGCTGGGATGAATACATCGAAGACCGCAAAGCTCATGAATATCCATACAAATACGGTACAATACCGCCTGAAACGGATCAGAGAGATCCTTCAGGCAGATATGATGGGGACTTCCATTATTCCGGGACTTACTGTAGCCTTGGCGGTGGAACGAATTGAAAAGATAACAAGAATGCTGTAA